In Roseisolibacter agri, the following proteins share a genomic window:
- a CDS encoding DoxX family protein, translating into MHILLWVLQGLAALVYGASGVMKLFMFDRISAEVPSFGALPREVWMALGVLELVCVVGLIVPAALHWRPALTGVAAALLALESLVFIGVHVKYAEVPSIVMSAVLGLVMAFIAYGRLVLRPIV; encoded by the coding sequence ATGCACATCCTGTTGTGGGTCCTGCAGGGCCTCGCCGCGCTCGTGTACGGCGCGTCCGGCGTCATGAAGCTCTTCATGTTCGACAGGATCAGCGCAGAGGTGCCCTCCTTCGGCGCGCTGCCGCGCGAGGTCTGGATGGCCCTCGGCGTCCTGGAGCTCGTCTGCGTGGTGGGGCTCATCGTCCCCGCCGCCCTCCACTGGCGTCCCGCGCTCACCGGAGTCGCCGCCGCGCTGCTGGCGCTCGAGAGCCTCGTGTTCATCGGCGTGCACGTGAAGTACGCCGAGGTCCCGTCCATCGTCATGAGCGCCGTGCTGGGGCTCGTGATGGCGTTCATCGCGTACGGCCGGCTGGTCCTGCGGCCGATCGTTTGA
- a CDS encoding YdeI/OmpD-associated family protein: MAPAPDYPILLFPDRTAFRAWLAAHHASQPGLWLRIAKAGSPLRSVTYAEALDLALCFGWIDGQKKSFDADSFLQKFTPRQKRSPWSKRNREHVERLVAAGEMHAAGLAAVEAARADGRWDRAYDSPGTMTVPDDLRAALAEHPEASAFFETLKGANRYAILYRIQTAVRPETRARRIADFVAMLQRGETLHP; encoded by the coding sequence GTGGCTCCGGCGCCCGACTACCCGATTCTTCTCTTCCCTGACCGCACCGCGTTCCGGGCGTGGCTCGCTGCGCATCATGCCTCCCAGCCGGGTCTCTGGCTGCGGATCGCGAAGGCCGGATCGCCGCTGCGATCCGTGACCTATGCGGAAGCGCTCGATCTCGCCCTCTGCTTCGGCTGGATCGACGGGCAGAAGAAGAGCTTCGACGCGGATTCCTTCCTCCAGAAGTTCACCCCGCGGCAGAAGCGCAGTCCCTGGTCGAAGCGGAACCGCGAGCATGTGGAGCGTCTGGTCGCAGCCGGCGAGATGCACGCCGCGGGGCTGGCCGCCGTCGAAGCCGCCAGGGCCGACGGCCGGTGGGACCGCGCCTACGATTCACCGGGCACGATGACCGTGCCGGACGACCTCCGCGCGGCGCTCGCCGAGCATCCGGAGGCGAGCGCCTTCTTCGAGACGTTGAAGGGCGCGAACCGGTACGCGATCCTCTACCGCATCCAGACGGCGGTCAGGCCGGAGACGCGCGCGCGCCGGATCGCCGATTTCGTCGCGATGCTGCAGCGCGGGGAGACGCTGCATCCATAG
- a CDS encoding OsmC family protein, which produces MQIQASVQSSAAGHQVVVRTDGRASMIDVPGRPGGGSALNGGELLCAALATCYCNDVYREAARRGVIVAQVEVAVEAEFGGRGEPARRITYTARVTSDAPAEVIEALLRETDAVAEVQNTLRAGLAVELRLAPDASAVVS; this is translated from the coding sequence ATGCAGATCCAGGCGTCGGTGCAGAGCTCCGCGGCAGGGCACCAGGTGGTCGTGCGCACGGATGGTCGCGCCTCGATGATCGACGTCCCTGGGCGCCCGGGCGGTGGCTCGGCGCTCAACGGCGGCGAGTTGCTGTGCGCGGCGCTGGCGACGTGCTATTGCAACGACGTCTATCGGGAGGCCGCGCGCCGCGGCGTCATCGTCGCCCAGGTCGAGGTGGCGGTCGAGGCGGAGTTCGGCGGGCGTGGGGAGCCGGCGCGGCGGATCACGTACACCGCCCGGGTCACGAGCGACGCCCCCGCGGAGGTGATCGAGGCGCTGCTGCGGGAGACCGACGCCGTCGCGGAGGTGCAGAACACGCTCCGGGCCGGGCTCGCCGTGGAGCTGCGCCTGGCACCCGACGCGTCGGCCGTCGTGTCCTGA
- a CDS encoding type II toxin-antitoxin system RelE/ParE family toxin — protein MPPVAVLWSAQAADDLQEIHDYIARQSPRYAAVVAGRLVAAVDRVREFPESGRIVPELNDPAVREVIHGAYRIVYELQPDVAVVLTVFRASRAFPLD, from the coding sequence ATGCCGCCGGTCGCTGTCCTGTGGTCGGCGCAAGCCGCCGACGACCTGCAGGAGATCCACGACTACATCGCCCGGCAGTCGCCGCGCTACGCGGCGGTCGTGGCCGGGCGCCTCGTGGCCGCCGTGGACCGGGTACGCGAGTTCCCGGAGTCGGGGCGCATCGTGCCGGAGCTGAATGACCCGGCCGTGCGCGAGGTGATCCACGGGGCGTACCGGATCGTTTACGAGTTGCAGCCCGATGTCGCGGTGGTGCTCACGGTGTTCCGGGCGTCGCGCGCATTCCCGCTGGACTGA
- a CDS encoding AAA family ATPase translates to MTVATEAATVRPSLIVVTGRPGAGKSTLALALARAVRCPLLSRDEIKEGLIHAAGELGEPGGEAQRRATDVFFDALTLLLGRGVTVVAEAAFQHHVWAPRLESFHGSVRVRIVLCEVPPELARARHVERGLADPGRERLHHDYVVRVARAGRDWRALPIGAYEPLRSDLPTLAVDTTAGYRPEFEEIVAFARA, encoded by the coding sequence GTGACGGTGGCCACCGAGGCCGCGACCGTGAGACCATCCTTGATCGTGGTCACCGGACGGCCTGGGGCAGGCAAGTCCACGCTCGCCCTTGCGCTCGCGCGGGCGGTGCGCTGCCCGCTGCTCTCGCGCGACGAGATCAAGGAAGGGCTGATCCACGCGGCCGGCGAACTGGGCGAACCCGGGGGCGAGGCCCAGCGGCGCGCTACCGACGTGTTCTTCGACGCCTTGACCCTCCTGCTCGGCCGCGGCGTCACGGTGGTGGCGGAGGCGGCGTTCCAGCACCACGTCTGGGCGCCGCGGCTGGAGTCCTTCCACGGGAGCGTTCGCGTGCGCATCGTCCTGTGCGAGGTGCCCCCGGAACTCGCCCGCGCCCGGCACGTCGAGCGCGGTCTTGCCGACCCGGGCCGGGAGCGGTTGCATCACGACTACGTGGTGCGAGTGGCCCGTGCGGGCCGGGACTGGCGGGCGCTGCCGATCGGGGCCTACGAGCCGCTGCGCTCGGACCTGCCCACGCTGGCGGTGGATACTACAGCTGGGTATCGCCCCGAGTTCGAGGAGATCGTCGCGTTTGCGCGTGCGTGA
- a CDS encoding ABC-F family ATP-binding cassette domain-containing protein: MTLLSLSNVGVSFGATELFKNVTFTVGDGERWGIIGRNGAGKSSIFKLITGELQPTVGSVARRPGLRHALLDQHRAFEGATTVWEAGAAAWRDVIALEKRIAEQAMELGELGDRVTDEVLERFGRDQERFEALGGYVYHARVDAVLQGLGFDAEESRTRPVASLSGGERGRVGLAAQLIAPADLLLLDEPTNHLDLDTTTWLQEWLQDADETVIVVSHDRAFLDAICTHILHVEGRTSEWYRGNYSQFVPQRAERRLTRDREREKQIAYVKKEEEYIRRNLAGVNSFQAKGKRKRLERLPRLAPPPGDPAAMSLHFELAERGGDQVIAIDDLSVEVPGRVLVEKFTAVLRRNDFVALVGPNGAGKSSFISTIIGDRAPASGQARIGGSITPAWFRQDLGDLPLRKSLYDTIQDLRPLWSRGQIQNCLGAFGFSGDEVQREIGTLSGGERARVALARMTLAHANLLILDEPTNHLDVENIEALEDALEDYEGTVLLVSHDRAFLREVATRVWAFDGTRLRDFDGPFVEWEQERARRAGKP, encoded by the coding sequence GTGACTCTCCTCTCGCTGTCCAACGTCGGCGTCTCCTTCGGCGCGACCGAGCTCTTCAAGAACGTCACCTTCACCGTCGGCGACGGCGAGCGGTGGGGCATCATCGGGCGCAATGGCGCCGGCAAGTCGTCGATCTTCAAGCTCATCACCGGGGAGCTCCAGCCGACGGTGGGAAGCGTCGCGCGCCGGCCGGGCCTGCGGCACGCCCTGCTCGACCAGCACCGCGCGTTCGAGGGGGCGACGACCGTGTGGGAGGCGGGGGCGGCGGCGTGGCGCGACGTGATCGCGCTCGAGAAGCGCATCGCCGAGCAGGCCATGGAGCTCGGTGAGCTCGGCGACCGCGTGACGGACGAGGTCCTCGAGCGCTTCGGGCGCGACCAGGAGCGCTTCGAGGCCCTCGGGGGATACGTCTACCACGCGCGCGTCGACGCGGTGCTCCAGGGGCTGGGCTTCGACGCCGAGGAGTCGAGGACGCGGCCCGTGGCGTCGCTGTCGGGCGGAGAGCGCGGGCGCGTCGGCCTCGCGGCGCAGCTCATCGCGCCGGCCGACCTGCTGCTCCTCGACGAGCCCACCAACCACCTCGACCTCGACACGACGACGTGGCTGCAGGAGTGGCTCCAGGACGCCGACGAGACGGTCATCGTCGTGTCGCACGACCGCGCGTTCCTCGACGCGATCTGCACGCACATCCTCCACGTGGAGGGGCGCACGAGCGAGTGGTATCGCGGCAACTACAGCCAGTTCGTGCCGCAACGCGCCGAGCGCCGGTTGACGCGCGATCGCGAGCGCGAGAAGCAGATCGCGTACGTGAAGAAGGAGGAGGAGTACATCCGGCGGAACCTCGCGGGCGTCAACTCCTTCCAGGCGAAGGGCAAGCGCAAGCGGCTCGAGCGCCTGCCGCGGCTCGCGCCGCCGCCCGGTGACCCGGCGGCGATGTCGCTCCACTTCGAGCTGGCGGAGCGCGGCGGCGATCAGGTGATCGCCATCGACGACCTGTCGGTGGAGGTGCCCGGCCGCGTGCTCGTCGAGAAGTTCACCGCCGTGCTGCGACGGAACGACTTCGTCGCGCTCGTCGGGCCGAACGGCGCCGGCAAGTCGTCGTTCATCTCCACGATCATCGGCGATCGCGCGCCGGCGAGCGGCCAGGCGCGCATCGGCGGATCGATCACGCCCGCGTGGTTCCGACAGGACCTCGGCGACCTGCCGCTGCGGAAGTCGCTGTACGACACGATCCAGGACCTGCGGCCGCTCTGGAGCCGGGGCCAGATCCAGAACTGCCTCGGCGCGTTCGGCTTCAGCGGCGACGAGGTGCAGCGCGAGATCGGCACGCTCAGCGGAGGCGAGCGGGCGCGCGTCGCGCTCGCGCGCATGACGCTCGCGCACGCGAACCTGCTGATCCTCGACGAGCCGACCAACCATCTCGACGTCGAGAACATCGAGGCGCTCGAGGACGCGCTCGAGGACTACGAGGGCACGGTCCTCCTCGTGAGTCACGACCGCGCCTTCCTGCGCGAGGTCGCCACGCGCGTCTGGGCGTTCGACGGCACGCGCCTGAGGGACTTCGACGGCCCGTTCGTGGAGTGGGAGCAGGAGCGCGCGCGTCGCGCCGGAAAGCCGTAG
- a CDS encoding esterase/lipase family protein, which produces MQQERGTVVLVHGLGRTRWSMAPLAWAARRRGYAVVNWGYRSRRGTVAMHAAGLADRLAQLAAQGVGPVHLVTHSLGGIVVRASLELPAASAWRHRLGRIVMLAPPNQGSELADRLRAWRVTRRVLGPAFLALGTGPESVARQLGALPAGIEVGVVAGTRNWNPLFGRWMPRPHDGKVSVASTRLAGMTDFSAVARGHTFLMLAPDVHARIFAFLAHGRFMPDRPRPDPSPP; this is translated from the coding sequence GTGCAGCAGGAGCGCGGGACCGTCGTGCTGGTGCACGGGCTGGGGCGGACGCGCTGGTCGATGGCGCCGCTCGCGTGGGCCGCGCGCCGTCGCGGCTACGCGGTGGTGAACTGGGGCTACCGCTCGCGGCGCGGGACGGTCGCGATGCACGCCGCCGGCCTCGCGGACCGGCTCGCGCAGCTCGCCGCGCAGGGCGTGGGCCCGGTGCATCTCGTCACGCACTCGCTCGGCGGCATCGTCGTGCGGGCGAGCCTGGAGCTGCCGGCGGCGTCCGCGTGGCGGCATCGCCTGGGGCGCATCGTCATGCTCGCGCCGCCGAACCAGGGCTCCGAGCTCGCGGATCGGCTGCGCGCCTGGCGCGTCACGCGGCGCGTGCTCGGTCCCGCGTTCCTGGCGCTCGGCACCGGGCCGGAGTCGGTCGCGCGCCAGCTCGGCGCGCTGCCGGCGGGCATCGAGGTCGGCGTCGTCGCCGGCACGCGCAACTGGAATCCGCTCTTCGGGCGGTGGATGCCGCGGCCGCACGACGGCAAGGTCTCGGTCGCGAGCACGCGGCTCGCGGGGATGACGGACTTCAGCGCGGTCGCGCGCGGGCACACCTTCCTGATGCTCGCGCCCGACGTGCACGCGCGCATCTTCGCCTTCCTCGCGCACGGACGGTTCATGCCGGACCGCCCGCGTCCCGACCCGTCGCCACCGTGA
- a CDS encoding Clp protease N-terminal domain-containing protein, whose product MDRPYTTRAQRALTLAEGTAAARGDEFVGTEHLLLGLLAERTGPAAQILGHLGVTADRVEQLLADARPRP is encoded by the coding sequence ATGGATCGTCCGTACACGACCCGGGCGCAGCGCGCGCTCACGCTGGCCGAGGGCACCGCGGCGGCGCGCGGCGACGAGTTCGTCGGCACGGAGCACCTGCTGCTCGGCCTCCTCGCGGAGCGCACGGGCCCCGCCGCGCAGATCCTCGGGCATCTCGGCGTCACGGCCGACCGCGTGGAGCAGCTGCTCGCGGACGCCCGGCCGCGTCCCTGA
- a CDS encoding GNAT family N-acetyltransferase, whose amino-acid sequence MIEIRANDSAFTADAFLALVQRVWPRDYDTAAVAAALTRTMNIGAWDGDRLVGAVRVLSDGYLFACVSEILVEPTYQGQGLGRRLMDAALAQAPRGKLFLGAQPQAVGFFERLGYARGPVGFVAARLDAHGAPERAS is encoded by the coding sequence ATGATCGAGATTCGCGCGAACGACTCCGCCTTCACCGCCGACGCCTTCCTGGCGCTGGTCCAGCGCGTCTGGCCGCGTGACTACGACACGGCCGCAGTGGCCGCGGCGCTCACGCGGACCATGAACATCGGTGCCTGGGACGGCGACCGGCTGGTGGGCGCGGTGCGGGTCCTCTCGGACGGCTATCTCTTCGCCTGCGTCAGCGAGATCCTCGTAGAGCCGACGTACCAGGGGCAGGGGCTCGGCCGCCGGCTGATGGACGCCGCGCTGGCGCAGGCGCCGCGCGGCAAGCTGTTCCTCGGGGCGCAGCCCCAGGCGGTCGGGTTCTTCGAGCGGCTCGGGTATGCGCGCGGGCCGGTCGGCTTCGTGGCGGCCCGCCTGGACGCGCATGGCGCTCCCGAGCGCGCTTCCTGA
- a CDS encoding dihydrofolate reductase family protein, translating into MSRVFVNIGLSLDGYMAPEGMRMDDPGYLNWGAKWGAMMRWILKQQHFRENLGFGPGGETGPVNDHVRHTMERIGANIMGKRMFDQGEVAWPEDAPFHTPVYVLTHEQREPWVRPGGTTFHFVNDGPERALELAREAAGDRDVRIAGGADVIQQYLNLGAVDELEIALALVLFGGGRRLFENLRDPGPQLRIDRVLDGPDATHLRYVRP; encoded by the coding sequence GTGAGCAGGGTCTTCGTCAACATCGGGCTGAGCCTCGACGGCTACATGGCGCCGGAAGGCATGCGCATGGACGACCCCGGGTACCTGAACTGGGGCGCCAAGTGGGGCGCGATGATGAGGTGGATCCTCAAGCAGCAGCACTTCCGCGAGAACCTCGGCTTCGGACCCGGCGGCGAGACCGGCCCGGTGAACGACCACGTGCGCCACACCATGGAGCGCATCGGCGCCAACATCATGGGCAAGCGGATGTTCGATCAGGGCGAGGTCGCGTGGCCGGAGGACGCGCCGTTCCACACGCCGGTCTACGTGCTCACGCACGAGCAGCGCGAGCCCTGGGTGCGGCCCGGCGGGACGACCTTCCACTTCGTCAACGACGGGCCGGAGCGCGCGCTGGAGCTGGCGCGCGAAGCCGCCGGTGATCGCGACGTGCGCATCGCGGGCGGCGCGGACGTGATCCAGCAGTACCTCAACCTCGGCGCCGTCGACGAGCTGGAGATCGCCCTCGCACTGGTGCTGTTCGGCGGCGGGCGGCGCCTCTTCGAGAACCTGCGCGATCCCGGCCCGCAGCTCCGCATCGACCGCGTGCTCGATGGGCCCGACGCCACGCACCTGCGCTACGTGCGTCCGTGA
- a CDS encoding HAD-IA family hydrolase produces the protein MTAPVVLHARALLFDLDGVLADSTASVEMHWRRWAARHALDADALLRVVHGRRAVDTIRAVAPQLDAEAELAWLVAAEAGDTAGVVAAPGAAALLASLPSDAWAIATSGVRAVAVARLRASDLPVPPVLIAADEIARGKPDPEGYLAAAARLGWPPAACVVLEDAPAGIAAARAAGMACVALTTTHSASEVAGADLVVPTLAALQVTRAAHPDGGVQYTLAAKPGHASADV, from the coding sequence GTGACGGCGCCCGTCGTGCTGCACGCCCGCGCCCTGCTCTTCGACCTGGATGGCGTCCTCGCGGACTCCACCGCTTCCGTGGAGATGCACTGGCGCCGCTGGGCCGCGCGCCACGCGCTCGATGCCGATGCGCTCCTGCGCGTCGTCCACGGGCGCCGGGCCGTGGACACCATCCGCGCGGTGGCGCCGCAGCTCGACGCCGAGGCGGAGCTGGCCTGGCTCGTGGCGGCCGAGGCGGGGGACACGGCGGGCGTCGTGGCCGCGCCGGGAGCGGCCGCCCTGCTGGCCAGCCTGCCGAGCGACGCATGGGCGATCGCGACGTCGGGCGTGCGCGCCGTGGCCGTGGCCCGGCTGCGGGCGAGCGACCTGCCGGTGCCGCCCGTGCTAATCGCGGCCGACGAGATCGCGCGCGGCAAGCCGGACCCCGAGGGCTACCTCGCGGCGGCGGCCCGACTCGGCTGGCCGCCCGCGGCGTGCGTGGTCCTCGAGGACGCGCCGGCGGGCATCGCCGCGGCGCGCGCCGCGGGCATGGCCTGCGTCGCGCTCACGACGACGCACTCCGCGTCGGAGGTGGCGGGGGCGGACCTGGTGGTGCCCACGCTGGCCGCGCTCCAGGTGACGCGCGCCGCGCATCCGGACGGTGGCGTGCAGTACACGCTCGCCGCGAAGCCCGGGCACGCGTCGGCCGACGTCTGA
- a CDS encoding CbrC family protein, with the protein MSDPLPTFRYHPDPLATGSVARSDATCRCCRRPRGYVYAGPVYADEALDDALCPWCIADGSAAARFDAEFVDPEGVGDYGAWDPVPASVVAEVSQRTPGFSGWQQERWWTHCGDAAQYLGPAGAVELQAEWAAALPAIRADAGFAGADWDDYLAALDRDHAPTAYVFRCRHCGQLGGYSDVD; encoded by the coding sequence ATGAGCGATCCGCTCCCGACCTTCCGCTACCATCCCGACCCGCTCGCGACGGGCAGCGTCGCGCGCTCGGACGCGACGTGCCGCTGCTGCCGCCGCCCGCGCGGCTACGTGTACGCGGGACCGGTGTACGCGGACGAGGCGCTCGACGACGCGCTGTGCCCGTGGTGCATCGCCGACGGATCGGCGGCCGCGCGCTTCGACGCCGAGTTCGTGGATCCGGAAGGCGTGGGCGACTACGGCGCGTGGGATCCGGTGCCAGCGTCGGTCGTCGCGGAGGTCTCGCAGCGCACGCCGGGCTTCAGCGGCTGGCAGCAGGAGCGCTGGTGGACGCACTGCGGCGACGCGGCGCAGTATCTCGGACCGGCCGGCGCGGTGGAGCTGCAGGCCGAATGGGCGGCGGCGCTGCCCGCGATCCGCGCGGACGCGGGCTTCGCCGGCGCGGACTGGGACGACTACCTCGCCGCGCTCGATCGCGACCACGCGCCCACGGCGTACGTCTTCCGCTGCCGCCACTGCGGGCAGCTCGGCGGCTACAGCGACGTCGACTGA
- a CDS encoding iron chaperone, with translation MPTPDPIDDYIAGFPAPIQERLVAMRRTIRAHAPQATERIAYRIPTFHQGGNLVHFAAFAHHIGFYPGPSGITAFADALASYRQAKGSVQFPHDAPLPLDLVAAIVAFRVRENGAKRAPKRASKRVPKS, from the coding sequence ATGCCGACCCCGGACCCGATCGACGACTACATCGCCGGCTTCCCCGCGCCGATCCAGGAGCGGCTCGTCGCGATGCGCCGCACGATCCGCGCGCACGCGCCGCAGGCGACGGAGCGCATCGCCTACCGCATCCCGACCTTCCACCAGGGCGGGAACCTGGTGCACTTCGCCGCGTTCGCGCACCACATCGGGTTCTATCCGGGGCCGAGCGGGATCACGGCGTTCGCGGACGCGCTCGCGTCGTACCGGCAGGCGAAGGGCTCCGTGCAGTTCCCGCACGACGCGCCGCTGCCGCTCGACCTGGTGGCCGCGATCGTCGCGTTCCGCGTGCGGGAGAACGGCGCGAAGCGCGCGCCGAAGCGCGCGTCGAAGCGCGTGCCGAAGTCGTAG
- a CDS encoding DUF3592 domain-containing protein: MTEQTAALCVIVLGAAGVVAPVRALRRELRSRAWPRAPGRVLAARMELYVDRAGGRAPRLGDVEPIIRAEYTVDGVRYSTASVRWAGVPSWAATRTLARYPEGAAVVVAYDPAEPTVGLLEPGPTLVSGTQVALGLGAVLLGLLWLHVASAAR, from the coding sequence GTGACCGAGCAGACCGCCGCGCTCTGCGTGATCGTCCTCGGCGCGGCCGGCGTCGTCGCGCCGGTCCGGGCGCTCCGCCGCGAGCTTCGGAGCCGGGCCTGGCCTCGAGCACCGGGGCGGGTCCTCGCCGCACGCATGGAGTTGTACGTCGACCGGGCCGGGGGGCGCGCCCCGCGGCTCGGGGACGTCGAGCCGATCATCCGCGCCGAATACACGGTGGACGGCGTGCGGTACTCGACCGCCTCGGTGCGGTGGGCCGGGGTGCCCTCGTGGGCGGCGACGCGCACGCTGGCGCGCTACCCGGAGGGCGCCGCCGTCGTCGTGGCCTACGACCCGGCCGAGCCGACAGTCGGACTGCTGGAGCCCGGGCCGACGCTGGTGAGCGGCACGCAGGTGGCGCTCGGCCTCGGTGCGGTCCTCCTCGGCCTGCTCTGGCTCCACGTGGCAAGCGCCGCGCGCTGA
- a CDS encoding GNAT family N-acetyltransferase encodes MSTIRRCRPDEHAAIRAIVNAAAERYRGVIPADCWHEPYMSAEQLARDVAAGVAFWGCEDEDGALAGVMGIQPVQDVHLVRHAYVRPDRQGHGIGGRLLAHLEALGGRRILIGTWADATWAIRFYERHGYTLVPAHETAALLRRYWTVSPRQIETSVVLAKPPLDDA; translated from the coding sequence GTGAGCACGATCCGCCGCTGCCGCCCCGACGAACACGCCGCGATCCGCGCCATCGTGAACGCGGCCGCCGAACGCTATCGCGGCGTGATCCCCGCGGACTGCTGGCACGAGCCGTACATGTCGGCCGAGCAGCTCGCGCGCGACGTCGCCGCGGGCGTGGCGTTCTGGGGATGCGAGGACGAGGACGGCGCGCTCGCCGGGGTGATGGGCATCCAGCCGGTGCAGGACGTCCATCTGGTGCGGCACGCCTACGTCCGGCCGGACCGGCAGGGGCACGGCATCGGCGGGCGGCTGCTCGCGCACCTCGAAGCGCTCGGGGGGCGGCGGATCCTGATCGGCACGTGGGCGGACGCGACGTGGGCGATCCGCTTCTACGAGCGGCACGGCTACACGCTGGTGCCGGCGCACGAGACGGCGGCGCTGCTGCGGCGGTACTGGACGGTGTCGCCGCGCCAGATCGAGACGTCGGTCGTGCTCGCGAAGCCGCCGCTCGACGATGCATGA
- a CDS encoding carboxypeptidase-like regulatory domain-containing protein: MQTSDLPATLAGGVHGAHDARPALQHVAVRLIGAETDTARVTYTDSAGTFRFDGLAAGRYTLEFRRIGYETRRLAALSVDPTRGTRVVVPLQRYLLCERWDLQAPRSPSAGRTEPAQRAPARPT, translated from the coding sequence ATGCAAACGTCCGACCTGCCGGCGACCCTCGCCGGCGGGGTCCATGGCGCGCACGATGCGCGACCGGCGCTCCAGCATGTGGCCGTGCGCCTGATCGGAGCGGAGACGGACACGGCGCGGGTGACGTACACGGACAGCGCGGGCACCTTCCGATTCGACGGGCTTGCGGCAGGGCGCTACACGCTCGAGTTCCGCCGCATCGGCTACGAGACGCGCAGGCTCGCCGCGCTCTCGGTCGACCCCACTCGCGGCACGCGGGTGGTGGTGCCGCTGCAGCGCTACCTGCTGTGCGAGCGCTGGGACCTGCAGGCGCCGCGCTCGCCGAGCGCCGGGCGCACCGAACCGGCGCAGCGCGCACCCGCGCGGCCCACCTGA
- a CDS encoding GNAT family N-acetyltransferase: MSIPVRHAEIADAPEIAACLAVLGYDTPPALVAERLTAFAASDVDVVLVAGGAPGAALHGVVSAHALPLFHTTGRLVRLTALAVRGEAQGRGVGRALVQAAEAWAWRVGARRVEVTSGDHRPGAHAFYQALGYALDERRFIKHATAR, encoded by the coding sequence ATGAGCATCCCCGTCCGCCACGCGGAGATCGCCGACGCGCCCGAGATCGCGGCCTGTCTCGCGGTGCTCGGCTACGACACGCCGCCCGCACTGGTGGCCGAGCGGCTCACGGCGTTCGCGGCGAGCGACGTGGACGTGGTGCTCGTCGCGGGTGGGGCGCCGGGCGCGGCGCTGCACGGCGTCGTGAGCGCGCACGCGCTGCCGCTCTTCCACACGACCGGGCGGCTCGTGCGCCTCACCGCGCTCGCGGTGCGTGGGGAGGCGCAGGGCCGCGGCGTCGGGCGGGCGCTGGTGCAGGCGGCGGAGGCGTGGGCCTGGCGCGTCGGCGCGCGGCGGGTGGAGGTGACGAGCGGCGATCACCGTCCCGGCGCCCACGCCTTCTACCAGGCGCTCGGCTACGCGCTGGACGAGCGCCGCTTCATCAAGCACGCGACAGCACGCTGA
- a CDS encoding DMP19 family protein, with translation MTSTDSRLTRDALHGLAADAYFWALMAPAWDAPDGGTAGQRALAVTTYLVRDVENGGLHQALWNRTAEQLAEALSALDRLGATEHAAAVRAAVALLLGDRPPDAREARRAVLGDRASEQARERLAPLDEQLYDETRLWPYYRRYIAAHPAEFFRE, from the coding sequence CCTCACGCGCGATGCGCTGCACGGGCTCGCCGCCGACGCCTACTTCTGGGCGCTGATGGCGCCGGCGTGGGACGCCCCCGACGGTGGGACCGCCGGGCAGCGGGCGCTCGCCGTGACGACGTACCTCGTGCGCGACGTCGAGAACGGCGGGCTGCACCAAGCGCTCTGGAACCGCACGGCCGAGCAGCTCGCAGAGGCGCTGTCGGCGCTCGACCGCCTCGGCGCCACGGAGCATGCGGCGGCCGTGCGCGCCGCGGTGGCGTTGCTCCTCGGGGACCGCCCGCCGGACGCGCGCGAGGCCCGCCGGGCCGTGCTCGGCGACCGGGCGTCCGAGCAGGCCCGGGAACGCCTCGCCCCGCTGGACGAGCAGCTCTACGACGAGACCCGGCTCTGGCCATACTACCGCCGGTACATCGCCGCACATCCGGCGGAGTTCTTCCGGGAGTGA